A genomic segment from Gossypium hirsutum isolate 1008001.06 chromosome D04, Gossypium_hirsutum_v2.1, whole genome shotgun sequence encodes:
- the LOC121216118 gene encoding uncharacterized protein codes for MNDIDCTLEHKLKDVVSLLRDEVYQWWLSVEEGIQPDRLNWDYFNTAFQGKYVGSSYVDACSDKYLAEYGAKFLRLSHYAQGMVASEYEKCVHFEDDLRDSLRRPKKWARLDGPVRVGVLVAPVGIQPCGDCGRRHQYIGSTHSYVASTVSENLGIFVECTSGEITVLSLLGQSVRLVEHRVSLNYATKRVVMRIEDDKRVVVICEHRDYLSNVISTLVAKKLVRKGCEAYLAYVNVLVFEESSVRDIKIVREFSDVFPEELLGLPLNRKVEFCIELLSGTAPVSIALYRITPKELIAIMFVVVFVDDILVYSKTEDEYDEHPRSRKVSDIHSFLGLVGYYRCFVEGFSLIGTPLTKLLRKGVPFV; via the exons ATGAACGACATTGACTGCACTCTTGAGCATAAATTGAAGGATGTAGTTTCTTTGCTTCGTGATGAGGTATATCAGTGGTGGTTGTCAGTTGAGGAGGGTATTCAACCGGATCGTCTGAACTGGGATTACTTCAATACTGCCTTTCAGGGAAAATATGTGGGCTCGAGTTATGTTGATGCTTGTAGTGATAAATATCTGGCCGAGTATGGGGCCAAGTTTCTGCGATTGAGCCACTACGCTCAAGGcatggtggcatctgagtatgagAAATGTGTCCATTTTGAGGACGACTTGAGGGATAGTTTAAGG AGGCCTAAGAAATGGGCCAGACTTGATGGGCCTGTTAGAGTAGGGGTTCTGGTTGCACCTGTTGGGATTCAGCCTTGTGGTGATTGTGGTAGGCGCCATCAAT ATATAGGTTCTAcacattcctatgtagctagtactgtttctgagaatttggggatttttgtTGAGTGTACTTCTGGAGAAATTACTGTACTAAGTCTGCTGGGGCAGTCTGTTCGA TTGGTAGAGCACCGAGTTAGTTTGAACTACGCAACTAAGAGGGTTGTTATGAGGATCGAGGATGACAAGAGAGTGGTGGTGATCTGTGAGCATCGAGAttacttatctaatgtgatctccaCTCTAGTGGCTAAGAAATTGGTTCGGAAAGggtgtgaggcgtatttggcTTACGTCAATGTTTTAGTGTTTGAAGAATCTTCCGTTAGGGATATCAAAATAGTGAGGGAAttttcggatgtttttcctgaggagttattGGGTTTACCTCTAAATCGGAAAGTTGAGTTTTGCATTGAGCTTTTATcgggtacagctccggtgtccatcgcacTTTATCGTATAACACCGAAAGAGCTTATAGCGATCATG tttgtcGTAGTCTTcgtcgatgatattctggtttactctaagactgaggatgagtATGATGAGCACCctaga TCTAGGAAAGTATCTGATATCCACAGCTTTCTGGGTCTTGTCGGGTATTATCGGTGTTTTGTTGAAGGGTTCTCGCTGATTGGAACTCCTTTGACTAAGCTTTTGCGCAAGGGTGTTCCTTTCGTCTGA